A DNA window from Tamandua tetradactyla isolate mTamTet1 chromosome 22, mTamTet1.pri, whole genome shotgun sequence contains the following coding sequences:
- the NUDT6 gene encoding nucleoside diphosphate-linked moiety X motif 6 isoform X2 codes for MHSLRSTHPENEWFTEHTSIKMKNMWKFPGGLSEPGEDIGDTAVREVFEETGIKSEFRSLLSIRQQHTNPGAFGKSDMYIICRLKPYSFTINFCRHECLRCEWMDLNDLVKTENTTPVTSRVARLLLYGYKEGFDKIDLTMEELPAVYTGLFYKLYHRELPEKYKTTGMY; via the exons ATGCATTCTTTAAGAAGCACTCATCCGGAGAATGAATGGTTCACAGAGCACACCAGTATAAAG ATGAAAAATATGTGGAAGTTTCCAGGAGGCCTTTCAGAGCCTGGAGAAGATATCG GAGACACAGCAGTTCGAGAAGTTTTTGAAGAGACGGGTATAAAATCAGAATTCAGGTCCCTCTTGAGTATTCGGCAACAGCATACCAATCCCGGAGCTTTTGGAAAGTCAGATATGTATATAATCTGCCGACTAAAGCCATACTCATTCACCATAAATTTTTGCCGGCACGAATGCTTAAGGTGTGAGTGGATGGATCTCAATGACCTGGTGAAGACTGAAAACACAACTCCCGTCACCAGCAGAGTCGCCAGGCTGCTGCTGTACGGGTACAAAGAAGGGTTTGACAAGATTGATCTGACTATGGAAGAACTTCCGGCAGTTTACACAGGCCTGTTCTATAAGCTCTATCACAGAGAACTGCCAGAGAAATACAAAActacaggaatgtattaa
- the NUDT6 gene encoding nucleoside diphosphate-linked moiety X motif 6 isoform X3 produces the protein MKNMWKFPGGLSEPGEDIGDTAVREVFEETGIKSEFRSLLSIRQQHTNPGAFGKSDMYIICRLKPYSFTINFCRHECLRCEWMDLNDLVKTENTTPVTSRVARLLLYGYKEGFDKIDLTMEELPAVYTGLFYKLYHRELPEKYKTTGMY, from the exons ATGAAAAATATGTGGAAGTTTCCAGGAGGCCTTTCAGAGCCTGGAGAAGATATCG GAGACACAGCAGTTCGAGAAGTTTTTGAAGAGACGGGTATAAAATCAGAATTCAGGTCCCTCTTGAGTATTCGGCAACAGCATACCAATCCCGGAGCTTTTGGAAAGTCAGATATGTATATAATCTGCCGACTAAAGCCATACTCATTCACCATAAATTTTTGCCGGCACGAATGCTTAAGGTGTGAGTGGATGGATCTCAATGACCTGGTGAAGACTGAAAACACAACTCCCGTCACCAGCAGAGTCGCCAGGCTGCTGCTGTACGGGTACAAAGAAGGGTTTGACAAGATTGATCTGACTATGGAAGAACTTCCGGCAGTTTACACAGGCCTGTTCTATAAGCTCTATCACAGAGAACTGCCAGAGAAATACAAAActacaggaatgtattaa